From one Sardina pilchardus chromosome 6, fSarPil1.1, whole genome shotgun sequence genomic stretch:
- the steap4 gene encoding metalloreductase STEAP4: MKTDSVAMTSLAGERKQGTVCIFGTGDFGRSLGLRLLQAGYEVVFGSRDPKNSALVPKGSKVMTHTEAAQMAQVIFIAVQRDHYDFLTSLTPALEGKVLVDISNNLKRGQFPQSNAEYLSSLVPGASVVKGFNTVSAWALQSGALDASRQVLVCGDDPKAKQAVVDIAHSLGLTVQDRGSLRAAGELEDIPLQLFPNWRLPLWIATGLTAFFFFYLLIRDVIYSYVVDGKDMSFRIMISLANKVFPIVSLIMLALCYLPSILAAILQLYNGTKYKRFPDWLDRWMLCRKQLGLVALALAFLHVLYTLVIPIRYYVRYKAAAGTISQIKDNVTRPFDNTMAWRGDSYYSLGILGFGLYVLLGITSLPSVSNALNWREFRFVQSKLGHVTLLLCTAHALLYGWDKFLKPYKFWMPPGYMLSLVVPCVVLVSKLILIMPCVDRTVTRIRQGWERPTKGTALSNGTTQQPLMA; this comes from the exons ATGAAGACGGATTCTGTTGCCATGACATCTCTTGCTGGGGAGCGTAAGCAGGGGACGGTGTGCATTTTTGGCACTGGAGACTTTGGACGCTCTCTGGGGCTTCGTCTGCTCCAGGCAGGATATGAGGTCGTGTTTGGGTCACGTGACCCCAAGAACTCGGCACTGGTGCCCAAGGGTTCAAAGGTCATGACCCACACAGAGGCAGCACAGATGGCTCAGGTGATCTTCATAGCCGTGCAGCGAGATCACTATGACTTCCTGACATCGCTGACCCCTGCTCTCGAGGGCAAGGTGCTGGTGGACATCAGCAACAACCTGAAGAGGGGCCAGTTCCCACAATCCAATGCCGAGTACCTGAGCAGCCTGGTTCCTGGAGCGTCTGTGGTGAAAGGCTTCAACACAGTGTCAGCCTGGGCCCTGCAGTCAGGGGCGCTGGACGCCAGCCGACAG GTGCTGGTGTGCGGGGATGACCCTAAAGCTAAGCAAGCAGTAGTGGACATTGCCCACAGTCTGGGGCTGACTGTCCAGGACAGGGGCTCCCTCCGTGCTGCTGGGGAGTTGGAGGACATCCCCCTGCAGCTCTTCCCCAACTGGAGGCTCCCTCTCTGGATCGCCACGGGGCTCAccgccttcttcttcttctacctgCTCATCCGGGACGTCATCTATTCCTACGTCGTGGACGGAAAAGACATGTCCTTCCGGATCATGATCTCCCTGGCCAACAAAGTGTTTCCTATTGTGTCGCTGATCATGCTGGCTCTGTGCTACCTGCCGAGCATTCTGGCGGCCATCTTGCAACTGTATAACGGCACCAAGTACAAGCGCTTCCCTGATTGGCTGGACCGCTGGATGTTGTGCAGGAAGCAGCTGGGGTTGGTGGCTTTGGCTCTGGCCTTCCTGCATGTGCTCTATACCTTAGTCATCCCCATCAGATACTACGTCAGGTACAAGGCAGCTGCTGGCACCATCTCACAG ATCAAAGACAATGTAACAAGACCGTTTGACAACACAATGGCCTGGCGGGGAGACTCCTACTACTCTCTTGGAATTCTGGGATTTGGCCTTTATGTGTTGCTGGGAATCACCTCTCTGCCCTCTGTTAGCAATGCACTCAACTGGAGGGAGTTCCGCTTTGTacag tCTAAACTAGGTCATGTGACACTGCTGTTGTGTACCGCCCATGCTTTGCTGTACGGCTGGGACAAGTTCCTCAAGCCTTACAAGTTTTGGATGCCACCCGGCTACATGCTGTCCCTGGTGGTCCCCTGTGTGGTGCTGGTCTCCAAGTTGATCCTGATCATGCCGTGCGTCGACCGCACCGTCACCCGGATTCGCCAGGGCTGGGAAAGACCGACCAAAGGCACCGCACTGAGCAACGGCACTACTCAACAACCCCTTATGGCATAG